In the genome of Neodiprion pinetum isolate iyNeoPine1 chromosome 2, iyNeoPine1.2, whole genome shotgun sequence, one region contains:
- the LOC124212756 gene encoding sodium-independent sulfate anion transporter isoform X12 encodes MASQKCDPKELLRRRIPIVAWLPLYTWNKLFQDAMAGLTVGLTAIPQGIAYAVVAGLPAQYGLYSGFMGCFVYLILGGSKDITIGPTAIMALMVQSSVTKYGADGAVLMCFLSGCIIFLLGILHMGFLVNFISMPVISGFTNAAAVTIGSSQLKSLLGITVSGSGFVESIVGVFENITDTSLWDTLLGVVSILLLVGLKNLPANRSGNFWRKTMWVICLARNAVVVILATLVAYLLYLNDLQPFKLTGKITEGLPPFVPPPFSITYNNQTSDFPTIVKGFGSSLISLPLIAVLENIAIAKTFAKGRPLDATQEMTALGVCNILGSFFRSMPVTGSFTRTAVNNASGVQTQMGGIVTGALILLACGVLTSTFEFIPKSSLAAVIIVAMYYMLDFETFRVLWRTKKIDLMPLTVTLVSCVFLSLEDGMIIGIVVNLVLLLYFTARPGVLVQEETVDGISILIITPRQSLSFPAAEYLREQVIYRCKLSGETLPVVLDGRHVYRIDATVAKNLKYLQTDLESRKQMLIFWNWSPEVRQTLESYDSSLAQQFRTARTLDGMFVLQAEINAVRTE; translated from the exons ATGGCGTCTCAGAAATGTGACCCGAAGGAATTGCTTCGGCGCAGGATACCGATCGTCGCATGGCTGCCACTCTACACGTGGAATAAACTATTCCAGGATGCAATGGCCGGTCTCACCGTGGGACTAACTGCGATTCCTCAGGGAATAGCTTATGCAGTTGTTGCCGGACTACCCGCTCAG TACGGACTTTACAGCGGTTTTATGGGCTGTTTCGTCTATCTGATACTCGGCGGCAGCAAGGACATCACCATAGGACCAACGGCTATCATGGCTCTTATGGTTCAATCGAGTGTCACGAAGTATGGAGCAGACGGTGCT GTACTTATGTGCTTCTTGTCCGGCTGCATAATATTCCTACTTGGTATTCTCCACATGGGTTTTTTGGTGAATTTCATAAGCATGCCGGTTATATCCGGCTTCACAAACGCCGCAGCCGTAACAATCGGGTCTTCCCAGCTGAAATCATTGTTGGGAATAACGGTGAGCGGAAGTGGATTCGTCGAATCGATTGTCGGAGTATTTGAGAACATCACGGATACCAGTCTCTGGGATACTTTGCTGGGCGTTGTATCGATCCTCCTGCTTGTCGGACTCAAG AACCTTCCCGCAAATCGTAGTGGAAACTTTTGGAGGAAGACTATGTGGGTCATCTGCTTGGCGCGGAATGCCGTTGTCGTTATTCTCGCCACCCTAGTCGCCTACCTTCTCTACCTCAATGACCTCCAGCCGTTTAAACTTACCGGAAAAATTACCGAGGGCCTTCCACCCTTTGTTCCACCCCCCTTCTCGATCACCTACAACAATCAGACGAGCGATTTCCCAACCATCGTCAAGGGATTTGGGAGCAGCCTGATCTCCCTGCCGCTTATAGCCGTACTCGAGAACATCGCAATCGCGAAGACCTTCG CCAAGGGACGTCCCTTGGATGCCACCCAGGAAATGACCGCTCTTGGAGTCTGCAACATCCTCGGCAGCTTTTTTCGCTCCATGCCGGTTACCGGAAGCTTCACTCGGACGGCTGTCAACAATGCGTCAGGAGTCCAAACGCAAATGGGGGGCATCGTCACCGGCGCCCTGATCCTACTGGCCTGTGGAGTCCTCACTTCGACCTTCGAGTTCATTCCAAAGTCCAGCCTCGCTGCGGTCATCATCGTCGCCATGTACTACATGCTGGATTTCGAGACGTTCAGGGTACTCTGGAGGACTAAGA AGATCGATTTGATGCCGTTGACGGTGACGCTGGTCTCCTGTGTTTTCCTGAGCCTCGAGGACGGGATGATTATTGGAATTGTGGTAAACCTCGTGCTACTCTTATACTTTACGGCTCGTCCGGGAGTTCTGGTCCAGGAAGAAACGGTCGACGGCATCAGTATACTGATAATAACGCCGAGGCAATCCCTGAGTTTTCCAGCGGCTGAATATCTGCGGGAGCAAGTTATCTACAG GTGCAAATTGAGCGGGGAAACTCTTCCGGTTGTTCTGGACGGTCGTCACGTGTATCGCATCGACGCAACGGTAGCGAAAAATCTTAAGTACCTTCAGACCGATCTCGAGTCCAGGAAGCAGATGCTGATATTCTGGAACTGGAGTCCAGAGGTTCGGCAAACCCTCGAAAGCTACGACAGCTCGCTTGCCCAACAGTTCAGAACCGCACGGACGTTGGACGGGATGTTTGTTCTCCAAG CAGAAATCAACGCGGTTCGAACGGAATGA